The following nucleotide sequence is from Parambassis ranga chromosome 21, fParRan2.1, whole genome shotgun sequence.
taaaaatatatacaagaAAAACAATCATAAAGTAAAGATACCCATATTTCTCGACATCCACATGCCCACCCAGAGTTATATACGTTATATTATATTCTTCATCCATTTAGGAAGTTGAAGTAAGATAACTTTAACAGGATATAGAATATTTAGGTAAAAAACTAATCCAATGGTTAACTTTAAACTGTCCTGTCttcatgcattcattcattcatttacctGTGAAATGTACTCTCATCAGCGATGAAAGCTCATCTCCAAAATCCAGATGCTGTCTGAGGCCGTTTTATCTTTTTCTAAGACTACTTCATCCTCCATGGATCTCATTAAACTTTCgacaaagagagacaaacaactgaaaacaacacTTCACGTCTGTGGCCGCagggaaaataaagaaaacaattcGTCCATGACTAAGCTGACTGACTTTGAACTCAAACAAGCAGCTGCTAAAATTCCATTGAGGAAAGGCCATTGATGTTTAGAGGGGGACTGCAGGGATACGTCAATCAGTAACTAGGTATTAGCTTATCATTACAAAAGTAATCTTAGTCACACTTATGTGGCTCCATGTCAGAACTtatgtaataataaataaaaaatcactgatTCATTTGTTATGCATCTTGACTATGTATATTATGTTCACACCTTGAATGTTTCTAGCAAAACCAAACCATAAAGGTTTTCATGAGTACCTCAATACTCAAGGCCCCCTTGCATTATTTCCCATTTCATCATAAGACATTTAAAGGACATTTACCACTGAATTTAAAAAGTGTGAAGAtaattaaatggaaatgttaATGTTACAGGAATTTAATTGTCATATTGCAGCTtcttaaaatacaaatattttaacATTGTGTCTTAGCTAGTGCACAGTCTTCCATTACTAGCTTAAAGAGTTTTTAATCAGATGTATCCACTGTGGTAAATGTGTGgttcataaaatataaaaatctaACATGTACGTAAGTGGATGTACTCTAGTAAGTATTGCGCAGACCAAAATGTTGCTCACAAAGTAAGGTCTGAAATAAGTCACAGGTCATCAAATACTTTGAAAGTTATAGAGCTTAGTAGAGAGAGGGAATGAACTCACATCTATACAGTCATCCATACATGTAGAAATATTGATAGCAATATgctaattaaaattaaaatttaaagaTTCATCATAAAATTTGTGATtgtgacaacaaaaacatcatcatcacgTTGTTATTAACAAAAATTCTAACCTCAAATACTTTTCAGGGCTCAAATCCAAGCACATCACTAAACTGTAGTTACATAAGAAATTATCACTGATCACAGCATTAATTCTTTTTAACTTGACAGAGCAACGTCTTGAGATGTTTAgaaatttctttcatttttagtcCGTATATGATTGGATTGAAGAGAGGATGATATAAAATCAGCTGTAAAGTCAGAATCAAACGTGCTGTTTTTGACACATCAGATTCCACTCtaacaataataacattatatgttgtgaaaaatgaataatttatCAAAACCAGCAAGTGAGGTAAAcaggtctgtgcagcttttttccTGACTTCTTTAGAACTTCGATATGTTATTACAAATATTTTTGCATATGTATAAAGTATGAAGACTGTTGGCAAAACTACAACatttgtaaaaacacacaaaccataTACAGTAATTGCTTGAGACAACACACAGTGAAGCTTGTAAATTGAATTATtacaaaacatttcttttaaagTAAAGCTACAGAGCTTTTTATTAGCATTTAATGATGTTAATGCCACAAGCTCGCAGATGGGCACAAACCAAGCTACAGCTAGCAAGATACTGACCATTTTTTTGGTCATGATAGTTGGATAATGAAGAGGTTTACAAATAGAGACATACCTGTCATAGGCCATGACTGCCAACAACATGAATTCTGAACCGTTTAAggcataaaacatgaaaaattgCAAAAGACAAGCTTCATAAGATATGATCTGTTTCTCAGATAAAAAGTCGATCAAAAGCTTTGGGTAGATATTAGTGCTGAAAAGAACAGAGTTCAGTAACAGTGATGCAATGAAAATGTACATGGGCTCATGGAGGTCTTGGTGAATCCAGATCAGGTACACAATGACAGAATTACTGCAGAGTATTAGAACATATATTATAAAAACTATCATAAAATAAAGATATCCAAATTTGTCAACATCCACATGCCCACCCAGAGTTATATATGTTAAATTATATTCTTCATCCATTTAGAAAGACAAATAACAGCGTTGATTATTAGAGCAAACTTTAACAGGAACTTAAACAGGTCTTTCTAAAAATGGTTTATTTCAAAACACTTGTAtatttgttcattcattcagttaCCTGATTTTAAAACTCACCATTATGTCACCTTCAAAACCCAGAAACTGTCTGTGCCAGCAAATATTTTTATAAGACTATTTCATCCTCCATGGAGCTCATTAAGATTTCCATGCAGTGGCATACATGGTGTCAACTGTTGACTTGGTTTTTGTGGCCCCAGGcaaactgaaaacaaagcaTCTGTGACTAAAGTCACTGACTCAGATAGCATTTTTTTGGTAAACTTCTATTTAAGAGAGGTCATTGTTCCTACTGCTTCTGCAATGCGATATATTGACATCAGTTACTGGGTAAACAACAACTGTCATTTTGTGACAAAAACATAAGAAATATCTAAAAAATACCAGTGATTTATTTCTTATGTAACTTGTGTATGCACATTATCTTAACCTCTCGAAGGTTTTTGGACATCTTAAGACTTAACATCTTTGGAATTATTTCTCTTATTATGATAGTACATCCCCTGCTTAGGCTACTTTCTTTCCCCCTCAACTTGTGAGGAATACCACAAGATATTTGAACTCTTCCACTCATCACCAATCCCAAGAAGGTCTATAACCCTCTTCTTTAGTAGGACCATGGCCTCCAATtaggaggtgctgattctcaccTTGCAAACCGCTCAAGTGAGACCAGGAGGTCTCGGCTTAATGGGGCCAGCAGGACCTCCTCAGCTGCAAAAAAGCAAGGACATGATCCTGTGGGCCCCCATACTGGCCCCCTTTTATATTTTGGCTGTGCTTAGAAATCCTGTCCATAATAATTATGAAAAGGATTGACAACATAGGGAAGCCCTGAAGGAGTTAGACCTTCACCTGAAACAAGTCCAACTTATCGCTGCAAAAGAAACCAGGCTCCTGCCCCTATAAATGAGCAACATTCAGGCGCAGCAGGAACGGGGGGACTGCTGGTCTAATGTTATGCAGCTTAATTCAATTTCCAGATAATTACTTATCATTACAGTCTACTTGTATTATATATGGATCCATGCCAAAAGACTATGcataacaaaaaaagcaaaaaaaaagattagaacCCTGAAGGATTGATTGATTTGTTAAGTGTCTTGGGCATACATATTAATCTACCATCTCTCAAGGGTTTCCATGAAAAATCTTAGTTTCTATGTAGCAATAAAAGCTTTTCTAAGTATACCTCAAGACCAAACAGCCTTGGATTTTATGACAGAAACATATTTAGCATTTCAGTTCAGTAATGATGTAAGTGCCGAAGCATGGTGTGCTTTAGCAGTTGTACATCTCAGATAACAGTGTACAGTTGTTGCTTTAATTAGTATCTTTAAGAGGTTTTATTCAGATATTCTTTGTGGcaaatttataataaaaaaatactgattCAGGTAGGTGGATGTGCTCTAATAGTTTGTTCTGCAGGCTGACAAGTTGCTTACAGGGACTCTACAGGTCAGTACTCGAATGCATTAAGTGAGAGCATTTTTTTAACAAGATAatagcagagaaagagagttaACACACATCTGTATGTGACATTCCCATCTACCTGAAACTAATAAACACATGTAGAAATAACAGTCATAATAATATTTATCCATATTTGTGCAGTTAAAGTTACCACAAAGTTAAATAAAACACTCAGATTAAAACAATAGACAATTCATCAGTCATGAGGTTGATACAGCTGACCTTTACTATGTATTTACAACAATCCTAATCTCTAATACTTTTCAGGGATCAGATCACAGCAGTTGTTACATACAAAAATCATCACTGATCAAAGCATTAGTTCCTTTTACCTTGACAGAGCAATGTCTTGAGATGTTTAgaaatttctttcatttttagtcCGTATATGATTGGATTGAAGAGAGGATGATATAAAATCAGCTGTAAAGTCAGAATCAAACGTGCTGTTTTTGACACATCAGATTCCACTCtaacaataataacattatATGTTGTGAAAAATGAATAGTTGATCAAAACCAGCAAGTGAGGTAAAcaggtctgtgcagcttttttccTGACTTCTTTAGAACTTCGGTATGTTATGACAAATATTTTTGCATATGTATAAAGTATGAAGACTGTTGGCAAAACTACaacatttataaaaacacacaaaccataTACACTTATTGTTTGAGACCATACACAGTGAAGCTTGTAAATTGAATTATtacaaaacatttcttttataGTAAAGCTACAGAGATTTTTATTAGCATTCAATGATGTTAATGCCACATTCTCAAATGCAGGCAGAAGCCAAGCTACAGCCAGCAAGATACTGACCGTTTTTTTTGGTCATGATAGTTGGATAATGAAGAGGTTTACAAATAGATACATACCTGTCATAGGCCATGACTGCCAACAACATGAATTCTGAACCGTTTAAagcataaaacatgaaaaattgCAAAAGACAAGCTTGGCGAGATATGATCTGTTTCTCAGATAAAAAGTCGATCAAAAGCTTTGGGTAGATATTAGTGCTGAAAAGAACAGAGTTCAGTAACAGTGATGCAATGAAAATGTACATGGGCTCATGGAGGTCTTGGTGAATCCAGATCAGGTACACAATGACAGAATTACTGCAGAGTATTAGAACATATACTACAAAAACAATCATAAAATAAAGATATCCAAATTTGTCAACATCCACATGCCCACCCAGCGTTATATACGTTATATTATATTCTTCCTCCATTTGGGAAGTTGAAGTAAGACAACTTTAACAGGATATAGAATATTTaagtaaaaaacaaatccaATGGTTAACTTCAAACTATCCTGTCttcatgcattcattcattcatttatcgTACCTGTGAAATTTACTCTCCTTAGCGATGAAAGCTCACCTCCAAAATCCAGACGCTGTCTGAGGCCGTTTTATCTTTTTCTAAGACTACTTCATCCTCCATGGATCTCATTAAACTTTcaacaaagagacaaacaactaaaaaaacaacactacaCATCTGTGGCCGCAGGGAAAATACAGACAACAATTCGTCCATGACTAAGCTGACTGACTTTGCACTCAAACAAGCAGCTGCTAAAATTCCACTGAGGAAAGGCCATCAATGTTTAGAGGGGGACTGCAGGTGTATGTCAATCAGTAACTAGGTATATGCTTATTACAAACGTTATTCTAGTCCCCATTATGTGGCTCCATGTCAGAAcatatgtaataaaaaataaataaaaaaacactgattcATTTGTTATGCATCTTGACTATGTATATTATGTTCACACCTTGAATGTTTCTAGCAAAAccatttctgtgtctgtcatgtaatAAAGGTTTTCATGAGTACCTCAATACTCAAGACCCCCTTGCATTATTTCCCATTTCATCATAAGACATTTAAAGGACATTTACCACTGAATTTAAAAAGTGTGAAGAtaattaaatggaaatgttaATGTTACAGGAATTTTAATTGTCATATTGCAGCTTCTTGATATACAACTATATTAACATTGTGTCTTAGCTAGTGCACAGTCTTCCATTACTAGGgatgggacggttcaggaaaaaaatccgaaccgttcAGTACACGCGTTTTGGTTCGGAGCGcatgttctgttcggttctggacatgcacatcaagtaatgcagggaggcaattttaccacagcatagagacaagtgttgccaacttgacatctctctcactacatttggtggctttccaaaccttttttgtcaaaagcaactagtgccTCTTTCtagtgacttttggagactgacatgaaatcattatgcagtcaggctactgtcctccacaagcagcgaccgtgagctcctcccccacaTCAACGCACTCACAGCCAGTCACTCTGACTGTAGCTTCacacagcaggttcagctgcaggcagagcagagagacccacagcactctgcgtccaaccatgcgcaaagctgccgaaggtcccgtcaatgcttatAGAGCAGGATGTAAATAGCGTATtttaatggcaaaaataaaataaaaacacagacatccgtaccgttagcttagcctagcgtagtcgTAGAGTTCAGGCTGTCCAACTATCATGTCATCAGCAACGGTGGCAAAAAACAGATgttctgtgtgcacatgtgtctctgtgtgtttgtctgcacgtgtctgtgtgtacgcacatcgcCCCTCTGTGCGCAAACAGCAgtggtgaattgtaaacgcacaaccatgcagagactgaatgacatgctgccgtgcaaataagataaataacatgagccttttagtttgtttaataaaagaacgaggtatagacctgttctataagaaaggttatcttaaatggcttctgttatgatctggtgctatatagaaattaaaaagaaattaaattgacttgacctgtcTCTAACAATAACAACggtctgtgcagcttttttttcctgacttcTTATATGTTATGACAAATATTTTTGCATATGTATAAAGTATGAAGACTGTCAGCAAAACTACaacatatataaaaacacacaaaccataTGCACTTATTGTTGGAGATCATACACAGTTGTAAATTGAATTGTtacaaaacatttcttttataGTAAAGCTACAGAGCTTTTTATTAGCATTCAATGCTGTTAATGCCACATTCTCAAATGCAGGCAGAAGCCAAGCTACAGCCAGCAGGATActgacagttgttttttttatgatagTTGGATAATGAAGAGTTTAACAAACAGACGCATAACTGTCATAGGCCATGATCGCCAACAACATGAATTCTGAACCGTTTAAagcataaaacatgaaaaaagacatGCTTCATAAGATATGATCTGTTTCTCAGATAAGAAGTTGATCAAAAGCTTTGGGTAGATATTAGTTTTGAAAAGAACAGAGTTCAGTAACAGTGATGCAATGAAAATGTACATGGGCTCATGGAGGTCTGGGTGAATCCACATCAGGTACATGATGACAGAATTACTGCAGAGTATTAGAACATATACTATAAAAACTGTCACAAAATAAAGATATCCCAATGCCCAGCTACAGTTATATATGTTATTATATTCTTCATCAATTTAGGAAATATTAATGATTATTACATGTAAATAAGATACAAAATATTTCAAAGAAAAAAGTTCCTTttgtaaatgtttcactttaCTTACTCATTTTATAGAAGCATATATGACACTGAAATGTGACAAGATCAGTTAATTTTACCTTGACAAAAAAGCCTCTTAAGGTGTTTAgatatttctttcattttcaatcCATATATAATTGGATTAACAAGAGGATGATACAAAATTAACTGCAGAATCACTATTAAATGAGTTGTTTTTGGAATTTCAGACTTCACCCGAACTATAACAACATCAAATGTAGTATAGAATGAAAAGTTGATTAAAACCAGCAGGTGAGGTAAACAAGTCTGTGCAGCCTTGTTTCTGACCTCTTTACAACTGCGATATgttattttgaatatttttgcaTATGTAAAAAGTATGAACAGTATAGGCATAACGATGACATTTAGAAAAATGCATAAGCCATACACAGTTATTGCTCTGGATGGCACACAGTGTAGtttgtaaatattattattacaaaagACAACATTTAGAGTAAAGCTACAAAGCGGTTGATTTGCACTGATTACTGCTAATGCCACAAGCTGACAGGCAGGCAGAAGCCAAGCTACAGCCAGCAAGATATTGATGGTTGTTTTTCTCATAATACGCTGGTATTGCAGAGGTTTACATATGGACACATATCTATCATAGGCCATGGCTGCTAACAACAAGAATTCTGCTCcatttaaagaataaaaaatataatactGTAAAATACAGGCTTGATAAGATATGATCTGTTTCTCAGATAAAAAGTCGATCAAAAGCTTTGGGTAAATATTAGTACTGAAAAGAACAGAGTTCAGTAACAGTGAtgcaataaaaatgtacatGGGCTCATGGAGATCTTGGTGAATCCATATCAAGTACACAATGACAGAATTACTGCAGAGTATTAGAACATATACTATAAAAACAATCATAAAATAAAGATATCCATATTTGTCAACATCCACATGCCCACCCAGAGTTATATATGTTACATTATATTCTTCCTCCATTAGAAAATCAGATATTAGATAAATTATGACAACAGGCAAATTATTGACAGCAATAATagaataaaaatgattttactCTAAACACAGAGATTCATTTAGAGATACACGATCTTGAACAGACCTGCTATATGCTCATCTCctaaacacagaaagagaaccCTGTGTGCCAGCGAATTGGTTTTATGATCCTGCCTCATCCTCCATGGATCTCATTAACTTTTCCAACAAAAGTCACACTTGGAAACAGGTTTTGACTTCCATTTTTAAATGATGCTATACCGTTTCtgaataaattaataaacaCCTGAAAAATTGGTACTATCACTTAGTTTTGTAATCAAATTTACTGTTAACCAGTGAAAGTGGATACGCTCTAAGATCAGGTGCTTAACAAGATGATTTATTGTAAAAGAAGCAGAAGAGTAGACTGTTGGTCACAGCAGTTTGCAGGACAGACAAAGGGCTGGAACTGAAGTAGGGCAGCATGATGGTCAAGCAGAACACGGGAAGAAAGGTAACGTCACATTCAGGTAGATGTGAACAACAGGCCCATGATATGGTGGGCCACCTGCTGAGGCAAGCATCTCAAGATCCAATTATAGATGGGGCCTGTTGGCTTCAAAGCCCAGCCCAGGGAAAGGTACAGAATGAACTGAAATTGATGGTTGAGAGATTGAAACTTTCTGTTATTTTAGGGGGCAGGGTCAGAGGGGAGGCTTACTATTTCTGGTACAGAAGTTGGACAAAGTCATAGACTCACAGAGGTCTAGTAAGCTGAAGTTGACAAAAGAGCTTGATTACACAAATGGCTAGCAGACTGAAGGCTAGTTAACTCGGAAGCAGGTTGGTGCCCAGCACACACAATCTCAGAACTGCTAAACTTTGAATTCTCACCCATCACATCTGGTCtgactttaaaaacatgttgttttttcatAAGATGATGGTCAACTGGCTAGTGGACATTGCACCCTGAGAAGTGTTTTCATTTGGAGCATATAAACAATTATGCATAAAGCATTTTGTCTGAGGTGGACAGGTGCAGACAAGTGAACAAAAATGTATATCACACAGTTTAAGATGTGTAATAAAGTTCACTGTTGTATCATCTAATATTGATCAAACCCTAGAGTA
It contains:
- the LOC114426430 gene encoding olfactory receptor 11A1-like, with the protein product MDEEYNLTYITLGGHVDVDKFGYLYFMIVFIIYVLILCSNSVIVYLIWIHQDLHEPMYIFIASLLLNSVLFSTNIYPKLLIDFLSEKQIISYEACLLQFFMFYALNGSEFMLLAVMAYDRYVSICKPLHYPTIMTKKMVSILLAVAWFVPICELVALTSLNANKKLCSFTLKEMFCNNSIYKLHCVLSQAITVYGLCVFTNVVVLPTVFILYTYAKIFVITYRSSKEVRKKAAQTCLPHLLVLINYSFFTTYNVIIVRVESDVSKTARLILTLQLILYHPLFNPIIYGLKMKEISKHLKTLLCQVKKN
- the LOC114426482 gene encoding olfactory receptor 6N2-like, with protein sequence MEEEYNVTYITLGGHVDVDKYGYLYFMIVFIVYVLILCSNSVIVYLIWIHQDLHEPMYIFIASLLLNSVLFSTNIYPKLLIDFLSEKQIISYQACILQYYIFYSLNGAEFLLLAAMAYDRYVSICKPLQYQRIMRKTTINILLAVAWLLPACQLVALAVISANQPLCSFTLNVVFCNNNIYKLHCVPSRAITVYGLCIFLNVIVMPILFILFTYAKIFKITYRSCKEVRNKAAQTCLPHLLVLINFSFYTTFDVVIVRVKSEIPKTTHLIVILQLILYHPLVNPIIYGLKMKEISKHLKRLFCQGKIN